Proteins from a genomic interval of Salvelinus sp. IW2-2015 linkage group LG14, ASM291031v2, whole genome shotgun sequence:
- the rnf6 gene encoding E3 ubiquitin-protein ligase RNF6, which produces MVMDPPGGRDERRRQAERLRREEAYYHFINELSEEEYRLMRDSNLLGTPGEVTAEELRQRLDGAKERVSSQPRPEPLPQNTEAGEEEGSSVEGEESEGGAATAEPGAETSNGDSLLEWLNTFRRTGNATRSGQSGNQTWRAVSRTNPNSGEFRFSLEININHEQPEPGEHSDAPDPSELSPVPPPSTASSASIRTAPYTPARPSTYPLPRATQGRRAQIRRTRSSTTIPPLTPAPLTTPLPPPTALSGTAALTLPPPPVPITPPILNPSISPPQLQPPSRASSQGEEQEEGVPTLDFPRVPPQSGPQVASVGREPRSNRTRSRGRTRRAAAGGGTTSRSSRRRSRSPLQRNPAPNLATLPPSGGNGNGVSNNGHTAEPGNRTASVSMETGEAVSEPAVLAEPGPEAGEQEGEAHTAGSGGAGGVRRHPTIMLDLQVRRIRPGENRDRDSIASRTRSRARAAENTVTFESDSGGFRRTISRSERAGIRTYVSTIRIPLRRISETGLGEPSSTALRSILRQIMTGFGELSSLMETEADAETTEGMPGHQDPVGPNANTNTAQTYRSHSNESGTVAGGQAAETEREGGGDEEEGGQGRLGGSGNGGIPTPDDGRPMSRDTNNLVENGTLPILRLAHFFLLNDEEDEEHPRGLTKEQIDILATRTYGQASLEGEAGRACSVCINDYAQGNKLRRLPCAHEFHIHCIDRWLSENNTCPICRQSILPAHQD; this is translated from the exons ATGGTGATGGACCCTCCTGGCGGGCGAGACGAGCGGCGTCGTCAGGCAGAGCGTCTTCGACGGGAGGAGGCGTACTATCACTTCATCAACGAGCTGAGCGAGGAAGAGTACCGCCTTATGAGAGACAGCAACCTGCTGGGCACACCTG GTGAGGTGACAGCGGAGGAGCTACGGCAGCGCCTGGACGGGGCAAAGGAGCGTGTGTCATCTCAGCCCCGCCCTGAACCACTCCCACAGAACACTGAGgccggagaggaggaggggagcagcgttgagggggaggagagcgagggaggggcaG CTACTGCTGAGCCGGGAGCAGAGACGTCTAACGGCGACTCACTGCTGGAGTGGCTGAACACCTTCCGACGTACAGGGAACGCCACGCGCAGTGGCCAGAGCGGCAACCAGACGTGGCGCGCGGTCAGCCGCACCAACCCCAACAGTGGAGAGTTCCGCTTCAGCCTGGAGATCAACATcaaccatgagcagccagagccaggGGAGCACAGTGATGCCCCCGACCCCTCAGAGCTGTCCCCTGTCCCCCCTCCATCCACAGCCTCCTCAGCCTCCATACGCACTGCCCCCTACACCCCTGCCCGGCCCTCCACCTATCCCTTACCTCGAGCTACCCAGGGCAGGAGGGCTCAGATCCGCCGTACACGCAGTAGTACCACCATCCCTCCTCTGACTCCCGCACCCCTCACCACACCCCTGCCCCCCCCTACTGCTCTAAGCGGTACAGCAGCCCTCACCCTCCCACCACCTCCAGTCCCCATCACCCCCCCTATTCTAAATCCTTCAATAAGCCCTCCACAGCTCCAACCCCCAAGCAGAGCTTCCTCCcaaggggaggagcaggaggagggggtTCCTACCCTGGACTTCCCCCGTGTACCGCCCCAGTCTGGCCCCCAGGTGGCGTCTGTGGGGCGTGAGCCTCGTAGCAACAGGACTCGATCTCGCGGCCGGACCCGCAGGGCTGCAGCAGGAGGTGGGACTACCTCCCGGTCATCTAGGAGACGTAGCCGCTCCCCTCTTCAGAGAAACCCCGCCCCTAACTTGGCTACCTTGCCTCCTAGTGGTGGGAATGGAAATGGTGTCTCTAATAATGGCCACACTGCTGAGCCCGGAAACAGAACTGCTTCTGTCTCCATGGAGACCGGTGAGGCCGTGTCAGAGCCGGCTGTACTAGCAGAGCCTGGCCCAGAGGCAGGTGAGCAGGAGGGAGAGGCACACACGGCCGGGTCGGGGGGTGCAGGGGGGGTGCGGCGCCACCCCACCATCATGCTGGATCTGCAGGTGCGGCGCATCCGACCGGGAGAGAACCGGGACCGGGACAGCATCGCCAGCCGAACCCGTTCCCGGGCCCGCGCCGCCGAAAACACTGTCACCTTCGAGAGTGACAGCGGGGGCTTCCGGCGCACAATCTCCCGCTCGGAGCGGGCCGGGATCCGGACCTACGTCAGCACCATCCGGATCCCTCTGAGGAGGATCAGTGAGACAGGATTGGGGGAGCCCAGCTCCACCGCCCTGCGCTCCATCCTCAGACAGATCATGACCGGCTTCGGGGAGCTCAGCTCCCTCATGGAGACGGAGGCTGACGCTGAGACCACCGAGGGCATGCCCGGTCACCAGGACCCTGTAGGACCCAATGCAAACACCAACACCGCACAGACCTACCGTAGCCACAGTAACGAGAGTGGAACTGTGGCGGGAGGCCAGGcagcagagacggagagagagggggggggcgatgaggaggaaggagggcaggggaggttAGGTGGGAGTGGCAACGGTGGAATCCCAACCCCTGACGACGGTCGGCCGATGAGCAGGGACACAAACAACCTGGTAGAGAACGGCACGTTGCCCATCCTGCGGCTGGCCCACTTCTTCCTGCTCAacgacgaggaggacgaggagcacCCGCGCGGCCTGACCAAAGAGCAGATCGACATACTAGCCACGCGCACCTACGGCCAGGCCAGCCTGGAGGGGGAAGCGGGGCGCGCCTGCAGCGTCTGTATCAACGACTATGCCCAAGGGAACAAGCTGCGCCGCCTGCCCTGCGCCCACGAGTTCCACATCCACTGCATCGACCGCTGGCTCTCTGAGAACAACACCTGCCCCATCTGCAGGCAGTCCATCCTCCCTGCTCACCAGGACTGA